In the Flagellimonas sp. HMM57 genome, one interval contains:
- a CDS encoding GIN domain-containing protein, translating into MRNCILLLLVMCHLTVLAQRKPKIKGSRIVTEVNEELPSFNAIQLNDNLNIVLKKSFGPGYEIVADDNLIDVLKFEVKDSTLIVSSFYDITAKKQLDITVNYTELKGITLKEGSINTNDVINSDELFVDAFADAKLNLKASAAIMDINLEDNSRGDFNVDVDSLNISINKRAEAYMYAVNETSNVDLEGNASFTLEGTAERMEVNLTSNTKFKGEKMEAASIKAGLENSANARLYAYRDLELSAKGSSRIYLFGNPKITITEFMDTTQLIKKVE; encoded by the coding sequence GTGAGAAATTGTATCCTACTACTCTTAGTAATGTGCCACCTTACTGTATTGGCACAACGTAAACCAAAAATAAAAGGAAGCCGAATTGTAACTGAAGTCAACGAAGAACTTCCATCCTTTAATGCAATTCAGCTCAATGACAACTTAAACATTGTATTGAAAAAGTCTTTTGGACCTGGTTACGAAATAGTCGCAGATGATAATCTAATAGATGTTTTAAAATTTGAAGTAAAGGACAGTACCCTGATTGTAAGCTCTTTTTATGATATTACCGCAAAAAAACAACTGGACATTACGGTGAATTATACCGAGCTAAAGGGAATTACCTTAAAAGAAGGCAGCATTAATACAAACGATGTTATAAACAGTGACGAATTGTTTGTAGATGCCTTTGCAGATGCCAAGTTAAACTTAAAGGCAAGTGCAGCTATAATGGATATCAATTTGGAAGATAATAGTAGGGGTGATTTTAACGTGGATGTGGATTCGTTGAACATCAGTATAAACAAAAGGGCCGAAGCTTATATGTATGCAGTAAACGAAACAAGTAATGTTGATTTGGAAGGAAATGCTTCCTTCACTCTGGAAGGTACTGCCGAACGTATGGAAGTCAATCTTACGTCCAACACAAAATTTAAAGGTGAAAAAATGGAGGCTGCATCAATAAAAGCAGGTCTGGAAAATTCAGCAAATGCAAGATTGTATGCCTATCGGGATTTAGAGCTATCGGCAAAAGGTAGTTCGAGGATTTATCTCTTTGGAAATCCAAAAATTACCATAACGGAATTTATGGATACCACTCAGCTAATTAAAAAAGTAGAGTGA
- a CDS encoding cbb3-type cytochrome c oxidase subunit I → MSVTAHAPAHVDDHSHDDHGHHHKETFVTKYIFSQDHKMIAKQYLITGLIMGFIGIAMSLLFRMQLAWPGESFPIFEAVLGKWAPDGVMDADIYLALVTIHGTIMVFFVLTAGLSGTFSNLLIPLQIGARDMASGFLNMLSYWMFFVSSFIMIVSLFVEAGPAAAGWTIYPPLSALPMAQPGSGAGMTLWLVSMAIFIASSLLGSLNYIVTVINLRTKGMAMTRLPLTIWAFFVTAIIGVISFPVLLSAALLLIMDRSFGTSFFLSDIFIQGEVLHYQGGSPVLYEHLFWFLGHPEVYIVLLPALGITSEVMSTNARKPIFGYRAMVASILAIAFLSTIVWGHHMFISGMNPFLGSVFTFTTLLIAIPSAVKAFNYITTLWKGNLQLNPAMLFSIGLVSTFITGGLTGIILGDSTLDINVHDTYFVVAHFHLVMGISALYGLFAGVYHWFPKMFQGRMMNKNLGYVHFWITAICAYGVFFPMHFVGMAGVPRRYYQNTAFPMFDELTNVQILMTVFAIIAGAAQLVFVYNFIRSIFYGKRGEVNPWKSNTLEWTTPQKHIHGNWPGKIPHVYRWAYDYSKTYENGEYILPGQDFVPQNTPLQENEEELNH, encoded by the coding sequence ATGTCTGTAACAGCACATGCACCAGCACACGTAGATGACCATTCTCATGACGATCATGGACATCATCACAAAGAAACATTTGTAACCAAGTATATCTTTAGTCAAGACCATAAGATGATTGCCAAGCAATATCTTATCACAGGTCTTATTATGGGATTCATAGGGATAGCGATGTCCTTATTGTTTAGGATGCAATTGGCATGGCCAGGAGAATCTTTCCCAATTTTTGAAGCAGTACTGGGAAAATGGGCCCCTGATGGTGTAATGGATGCTGATATTTATTTGGCGTTGGTTACCATTCACGGAACCATAATGGTCTTCTTCGTTTTAACAGCTGGTTTGAGCGGAACATTTAGTAACCTTTTGATTCCTTTGCAAATTGGAGCAAGGGATATGGCATCCGGATTTTTGAACATGTTATCCTACTGGATGTTCTTTGTTTCTTCATTTATAATGATCGTATCATTGTTTGTCGAAGCAGGACCTGCAGCAGCTGGATGGACGATTTATCCTCCATTGAGTGCCCTTCCTATGGCACAGCCAGGTTCAGGAGCTGGTATGACACTGTGGTTGGTGTCCATGGCAATATTTATTGCATCATCACTTTTGGGCTCGTTAAATTACATCGTAACAGTAATCAACCTAAGAACAAAAGGAATGGCAATGACTCGTCTACCTTTAACGATTTGGGCGTTTTTTGTTACTGCTATCATCGGTGTAATTTCTTTTCCAGTATTGTTGTCTGCTGCACTTTTACTTATAATGGATAGAAGTTTTGGAACATCTTTCTTCCTTTCTGATATTTTTATTCAAGGGGAAGTACTGCATTACCAAGGTGGTTCTCCCGTATTATATGAGCATTTATTTTGGTTCTTGGGTCACCCAGAAGTTTATATCGTATTATTGCCAGCACTCGGAATTACATCCGAAGTAATGTCCACTAACGCAAGAAAACCAATTTTTGGTTATCGGGCCATGGTCGCTTCCATTTTGGCAATTGCCTTTTTATCAACTATAGTATGGGGACACCACATGTTCATTTCAGGAATGAATCCATTCTTGGGGTCTGTATTTACATTTACAACATTATTAATTGCTATTCCATCAGCAGTAAAAGCATTTAATTATATAACCACACTCTGGAAAGGGAATCTACAATTGAACCCTGCCATGTTGTTTTCCATAGGATTGGTGTCAACATTTATCACGGGTGGTCTTACCGGTATTATTCTGGGGGATAGTACGTTGGATATCAATGTGCACGATACGTACTTTGTGGTAGCTCATTTCCATTTGGTTATGGGTATTTCGGCATTATATGGACTGTTTGCCGGGGTATATCATTGGTTCCCAAAAATGTTCCAGGGTAGAATGATGAATAAAAACTTAGGGTATGTACACTTTTGGATAACTGCAATATGTGCCTATGGGGTTTTCTTCCCCATGCACTTTGTGGGTATGGCCGGAGTGCCTAGACGTTACTACCAAAACACAGCTTTCCCAATGTTTGATGAACTAACCAACGTACAAATCTTGATGACGGTTTTTGCTATCATTGCTGGAGCTGCACAATTGGTTTTTGTCTATAATTTTATAAGAAGCATATTCTATGGAAAAAGAGGAGAAGTAAATCCATGGAAATCGAACACCTTGGAATGGACAACACCACAAAAGCACATACATGGGAACTGGCCTGGTAAAATACCACACGTATATAGATGGGCCTATGATTACAGCAAAACGTATGAAAACGGAGAATACATTCTTCCGGGACAGGATTTTGTTCCACAGAACACGCCATTGCAGGAGAATGAGGAAGAGCTTAATCATTAG
- a CDS encoding cytochrome c oxidase subunit II, translating to MTALLTLTVLVLVAIAIWQMTKIFELSQLKTESSSEVATDSDNKYNGYLLFAFLIFIYGITIFSFAKYTKVLLPEAASEHGGEYDQLMWVSFAIIFFVQTITQALLHYFGYKYRGEKGKKALFFADNDRLEFIWTIIPVIVLAGLILWGLYTWTNIMDVNDEDDPLIVELYAQQFNWTARYAGEDNVLGDASVRLIDIDRANVLGLDESDPNAADDIIVKELHLPVGRKVNFMMRSQDVLHSAYMPHFRAQMNCVPGMITQFSFTPTITTEEIRLNPDVVDKVKRTNKIRAKKAAAGEPNSDPWEFDYVLLCNKICGKSHYNMQMKIIVETEEEYNKWIAEQATFKQMVMSGDTEEEQSKTVDAVAVDEALETETEVAVEDNPIE from the coding sequence ATGACTGCATTATTAACATTGACTGTTTTAGTACTGGTAGCGATAGCGATCTGGCAAATGACCAAGATTTTCGAATTGTCCCAGTTAAAAACAGAAAGCTCCTCTGAGGTTGCCACAGATTCTGATAACAAATACAACGGATACCTTCTGTTCGCATTCCTTATTTTCATATATGGTATAACTATTTTTAGTTTTGCAAAATATACAAAGGTGCTTTTGCCCGAAGCTGCCTCTGAACATGGAGGAGAGTATGATCAATTGATGTGGGTCTCTTTCGCCATTATCTTTTTTGTTCAGACCATTACCCAGGCATTGTTGCATTATTTTGGATACAAATACCGTGGTGAAAAAGGAAAAAAAGCATTGTTCTTTGCTGATAATGATAGATTAGAGTTTATCTGGACTATAATCCCAGTAATTGTTCTTGCAGGATTGATTCTTTGGGGTCTCTACACATGGACAAATATCATGGATGTCAATGACGAGGACGATCCTCTTATTGTAGAATTGTATGCGCAACAATTTAATTGGACCGCGCGTTACGCAGGAGAGGATAATGTTCTTGGTGATGCAAGTGTTCGCTTGATCGATATAGACCGTGCAAACGTTCTTGGTTTAGATGAATCCGACCCAAATGCCGCGGATGATATTATTGTTAAAGAACTGCATTTGCCAGTAGGGCGTAAAGTTAATTTTATGATGCGTTCGCAAGATGTACTGCACTCCGCTTACATGCCTCACTTTAGGGCACAGATGAACTGCGTGCCGGGAATGATCACTCAGTTTTCATTTACACCTACAATTACTACTGAAGAGATTCGTTTGAATCCAGATGTTGTGGATAAAGTAAAGCGAACCAATAAAATAAGAGCAAAAAAAGCTGCAGCGGGTGAACCAAATTCGGACCCATGGGAATTTGATTATGTTTTGCTTTGTAATAAGATTTGTGGAAAGTCGCATTACAATATGCAGATGAAAATTATCGTAGAGACAGAAGAAGAATACAATAAATGGATTGCAGAACAGGCAACGTTCAAACAGATGGTGATGTCTGGCGATACCGAGGAGGAGCAATCTAAAACTGTTGATGCTGTTGCTGTCGATGAAGCATTGGAAACCGAGACAGAAGTAGCTGTTGAGGATAATCCGATAGAATAA
- a CDS encoding quinol:cytochrome C oxidoreductase gives MYTFSNKLRIGSFIAMAVGLICLATGFLTAPSTVEEAKAMVASAHGDGHGEEAAHGDMTNGHAEKAAHGEASAHGGGHDASHDEHVLHQLQNRPWSALYVAAFFFFMISLGVLAFYAIQRAAQAGWSPLLFRVMEGITAYLVPGGIIVFVILVLCVLHMNHMFVWMDADVVAHDKLLQGKAGYLNPTFFLIRAAIFLGGWIFYRQYSRKLSLAQDESDDNSNFIKNFRWSAAFLVFYLITESMMSWDWIMSVDPHWFSTLFGWYVFASMFVSGITVIAMITIYLKSRGYLEDVNDSHVHDLAKFMFGISIFWTYLWFAQFMLIWYANIPEEVTYFVTRIEDYKLPFFGMLAMNFIFPLLVLMNSDYKRVNWFVIMAGIVVLLGHYLDVFNMIMPATVGDQWYIGLPEIGGILFFGGLFVYWVFNALTKAPLQPKRNPFIEESRQFHY, from the coding sequence ATGTACACGTTTTCAAATAAACTTAGAATAGGATCTTTCATTGCAATGGCAGTTGGATTGATTTGTTTAGCAACAGGTTTTTTAACTGCTCCCAGCACTGTGGAAGAAGCTAAAGCTATGGTTGCCTCTGCACATGGCGATGGCCATGGAGAAGAAGCTGCACACGGAGATATGACCAATGGGCATGCCGAGAAAGCTGCACATGGGGAAGCTTCGGCACATGGAGGAGGGCACGATGCCTCACATGACGAACATGTATTGCATCAGTTACAAAATAGACCTTGGTCTGCACTTTATGTAGCTGCTTTTTTCTTTTTTATGATATCACTGGGAGTATTGGCATTTTATGCAATACAACGCGCCGCACAGGCGGGATGGTCGCCATTACTGTTTCGGGTTATGGAAGGAATTACGGCATATTTGGTGCCTGGGGGAATTATAGTGTTCGTTATTTTGGTGCTTTGTGTACTACATATGAACCATATGTTCGTTTGGATGGATGCTGATGTTGTAGCCCATGACAAACTCCTTCAAGGAAAAGCGGGATACCTAAATCCTACCTTCTTTTTAATAAGAGCGGCTATCTTTTTAGGCGGATGGATCTTCTATAGACAATATTCCAGAAAGTTATCATTGGCGCAAGATGAATCAGATGATAATTCAAACTTTATCAAAAACTTTAGATGGTCTGCCGCATTTTTGGTATTCTATCTTATTACGGAATCCATGATGTCCTGGGATTGGATTATGAGTGTTGATCCTCACTGGTTCAGCACACTGTTTGGCTGGTATGTATTTGCGAGCATGTTCGTTTCGGGAATAACGGTAATCGCTATGATTACTATCTATTTGAAGTCAAGAGGATATTTGGAGGATGTAAACGATAGCCATGTGCATGATTTGGCCAAATTTATGTTTGGTATCAGCATTTTCTGGACTTATCTTTGGTTTGCACAATTTATGTTGATTTGGTATGCCAATATTCCTGAAGAGGTAACATATTTTGTTACAAGGATAGAAGATTACAAATTACCTTTCTTTGGAATGCTTGCCATGAATTTTATTTTCCCATTGTTGGTGCTTATGAACAGTGATTACAAAAGGGTAAACTGGTTCGTAATAATGGCGGGTATTGTAGTGCTTCTAGGGCATTATCTAGATGTTTTCAATATGATTATGCCAGCCACTGTGGGTGATCAGTGGTATATTGGATTACCAGAGATTGGAGGAATACTGTTCTTTGGGGGATTGTTCGTGTACTGGGTATTCAATGCCCTTACAAAAGCACCATTACAACCAAAGCGTAACCCATTTATTGAAGAAAGTAGACAATTTCATTATTAA
- a CDS encoding c-type cytochrome, translated as MKHLGKIVVVLVLVLSVAACADKNSPNYQYMPNMYESVGYETYEKVDNGLFPSGTEAMLPVENTISRGYMPYDFENTPEGKELARLQPSPLDSLQSEANLATGKELYDIYCAICHGANGKGQGTLVKREKILGVPSYDDAARNITVGSTYHTMYYGLNSMGSYASQMDNEKELWQVAEYVMKLKEDLTK; from the coding sequence ATGAAGCATTTAGGTAAAATAGTTGTCGTTTTGGTTTTGGTTCTGTCCGTTGCAGCATGCGCAGATAAGAACAGCCCAAACTATCAATACATGCCAAACATGTATGAGTCTGTGGGTTATGAAACGTATGAAAAAGTAGATAACGGATTGTTCCCCAGTGGAACTGAAGCTATGCTTCCTGTAGAAAATACAATTTCAAGAGGGTACATGCCTTATGATTTTGAAAACACTCCTGAAGGAAAAGAATTGGCCAGATTGCAACCAAGTCCTTTAGATTCGCTTCAGAGTGAAGCTAATTTGGCTACAGGTAAAGAACTTTACGATATATACTGTGCTATATGTCATGGTGCAAACGGTAAGGGTCAAGGTACTTTGGTAAAACGAGAAAAAATATTGGGAGTTCCTAGTTATGACGATGCAGCACGTAATATTACCGTGGGCAGTACCTATCATACCATGTATTATGGGTTGAACTCAATGGGGTCTTATGCATCACAGATGGATAATGAGAAAGAACTTTGGCAAGTGGCCGAATACGTTATGAAATTAAAGGAAGACCTAACAAAATAA